The proteins below are encoded in one region of Scomber japonicus isolate fScoJap1 chromosome 2, fScoJap1.pri, whole genome shotgun sequence:
- the LOC128373053 gene encoding guanine nucleotide-binding protein G(I)/G(S)/G(O) subunit gamma-7-like: MSGKMCSSNSVVQAQKLVDQLRVEAGMERLKISLTAADLVQYCQDHRRSDPLLTGIAASSNPFKDKKTCVLL, encoded by the exons ATGTCAGGAAAGATGTGCAGCAGTAACAGTGTTGTTCAGGCTCAAAAACTGGTGGACCAGCTTCGAGTGGAGGCAGGCATGGAGAGACTTAAG ATCTCCCTCACTGCAGCAGACCTGGTCCAGTACTGTCAGGACCACAGACGCAGTGACCCTCTGCTCACCGGCATCGCTGCCTCATCCAACCCGTTCAAAGATAAGAAGACCTGTGTGCTGCTTTAA